Proteins encoded together in one Pelagicoccus enzymogenes window:
- a CDS encoding MOSC domain-containing protein, which yields MSQHATLEFLNARRDWVLAAPKDNAPILTLCLRPELGERSFVSSLQLDPKQGVVGDRWIRKTWMYTIDGKPDPRIQVCLLGSRVLQLIRRDPDGMTYPGDNIIADMDFSESNLPVGQRLQIGSAIIEVSDVFNTACSKWNERHGSDSIKWINLPENKEHRFRGILCRVVQAGEVTLTDKIQKA from the coding sequence ATGTCACAACACGCAACGCTCGAATTCCTCAACGCACGCCGCGATTGGGTGCTTGCTGCCCCCAAGGACAACGCTCCAATCCTCACCCTATGCCTTCGTCCCGAACTCGGCGAGCGAAGCTTCGTCTCTTCTCTGCAGCTAGACCCCAAGCAAGGGGTCGTAGGCGATCGATGGATACGCAAAACCTGGATGTACACGATCGATGGAAAACCTGACCCAAGGATCCAAGTTTGCTTGCTCGGGTCCCGCGTTCTCCAGCTCATCCGAAGAGATCCAGACGGCATGACCTACCCCGGCGACAATATCATCGCCGACATGGATTTCTCCGAATCCAACCTCCCGGTCGGACAGCGCCTGCAAATCGGCAGCGCCATCATCGAGGTGAGCGACGTGTTCAACACCGCTTGCTCGAAATGGAACGAACGTCACGGAAGCGACTCCATAAAGTGGATCAATCTCCCGGAAAACAAAGAGCACCGCTTTCGCGGAATCCTCTGTCGTGTTGTCCAGGCCGGAGAGGTCACCCTTACCGATAAAATCCAAAAAGCCTAA
- a CDS encoding 2-oxoglutarate dehydrogenase E1 component: MVTFATRSNADLIDLNYEKWKADPASVDEKWQAFFEGFELALTTAPAPKAPKGAAAQITSSAAKQMNVSSLIYAYRSLGHTQAKINPLDEVTPQNPNLSLEEFGLSESDLDAAFNSGHFLDGQPMKLRDLIESLKKTYCSSIGYEYIHMQNTEARRWIQSKIEPAQGSIEFSDAIKTRILRKVFAAEAFESFLHTRYTGQKRFSLEGGETLIPCLDNVLEHCGRLGIKEVVMGMAHRGRLNVLANTLKKSYEFVFEEFGEEYIPDTVGGDGDVKYHLGYEKVIETKEGHYVEIRLASNPSHLEAVNPVVEGKARARQRILNDTKRDKVLPVLIHGDAAFAGQGLVTEVLNSSQLPGYRTGGTLHIIVNNQIGFTTTPKEARSTRYCTDVAKMIEAPIFHVNGDDPLAVVYVTLLAIEYRQKFGADVVIDMYCYRKHGHNEADEPMFTNPDLYDKISKHPPVSEILTKRLIDEGTLSKEEVAKIQKEYETSLANSLDRVKKAAEAKIEVKKALAGSNAIFQPKFNFDPVETGVGRDILGTVVQGLTRLPSHIKPNRKIKRFLDTRKTAFENNEPIDWAFGEALAFGTLLNQGTPVRLSGQDSERGTFSHRHAVIHDVKSDERYIPLLNIDKDQARFCVYNSLLSEAAVLGFDFGYSLDYPRMLCIWEAQFGDFANGAQVIIDQFITSSESKWGRVSGLVMLLPHGYEGQGPEHSSARLERFLQSCAEENIQVCNMTNSAQYFHVLRRQMMREFRKPLVIMSPKSMLRLKDAASPWEDIESGSFQEILDDDKATASKTKRLILCSGKVYYDIRKKQEELKDKTTAVIRIEQLYPLHTAKLEEIAKKYSKATNLVWCQEESQNMGAYTFIAPKLEEIFKKKPAYAGRGESASPAVGVMALHKKELAQLLEDAFTL, from the coding sequence ATGGTCACATTCGCAACGCGTTCTAACGCTGACTTGATCGATCTCAACTACGAGAAGTGGAAAGCGGACCCCGCTTCAGTAGACGAGAAATGGCAGGCCTTCTTCGAAGGTTTCGAGCTCGCCCTCACGACGGCTCCCGCCCCCAAAGCTCCGAAAGGAGCGGCAGCCCAGATAACGAGCAGCGCCGCGAAGCAAATGAACGTTTCGAGCCTGATCTACGCCTACCGTAGCCTCGGGCACACCCAAGCGAAGATCAATCCGCTCGACGAGGTCACTCCGCAAAACCCAAACCTTTCGCTGGAAGAATTTGGGCTGAGCGAATCCGACCTCGACGCCGCTTTCAATTCGGGACACTTCCTCGACGGGCAGCCCATGAAGCTGCGCGACTTGATCGAGAGCCTAAAGAAGACCTACTGCTCCAGCATTGGATACGAATACATCCACATGCAGAACACGGAGGCACGCCGTTGGATCCAATCCAAGATCGAGCCCGCCCAAGGCAGCATCGAATTTTCCGACGCCATCAAGACCCGCATCCTGCGCAAGGTATTCGCCGCAGAAGCCTTCGAAAGCTTCCTCCACACCCGCTACACCGGACAGAAGCGTTTCTCGCTCGAAGGCGGAGAAACCTTGATCCCCTGCTTGGACAACGTGCTTGAGCACTGCGGACGGCTCGGCATCAAGGAAGTCGTCATGGGCATGGCCCACCGCGGCCGCCTCAACGTGCTCGCCAATACCCTCAAGAAATCCTACGAGTTCGTGTTCGAAGAATTCGGCGAGGAGTACATCCCCGACACCGTCGGTGGCGACGGCGACGTCAAATACCACCTCGGCTACGAGAAGGTCATCGAGACCAAGGAGGGGCATTACGTCGAAATTCGCCTCGCATCCAATCCCTCCCACCTCGAGGCCGTCAACCCCGTCGTGGAAGGCAAAGCCCGCGCTCGCCAACGCATCCTCAACGACACCAAGCGCGATAAAGTTCTGCCCGTTCTCATCCACGGCGACGCCGCCTTCGCCGGCCAAGGTCTCGTAACTGAGGTCCTCAATTCCTCGCAGCTCCCCGGCTACCGCACTGGCGGTACCCTGCACATCATCGTCAACAACCAAATCGGTTTCACCACCACGCCGAAGGAAGCCCGTTCCACCCGCTACTGCACGGACGTGGCTAAGATGATAGAGGCACCCATTTTCCACGTGAACGGCGACGACCCGCTTGCCGTCGTTTACGTAACCCTCCTCGCCATCGAATACCGTCAAAAGTTTGGAGCAGACGTCGTCATCGACATGTATTGCTACCGCAAGCACGGACACAACGAGGCGGACGAGCCGATGTTCACCAACCCCGATCTCTACGACAAGATTTCCAAGCACCCACCGGTCAGCGAAATCCTGACGAAGCGACTCATAGACGAAGGCACCCTGTCGAAAGAGGAAGTCGCCAAGATCCAAAAGGAATACGAGACTTCGCTCGCCAATTCCCTCGACCGCGTCAAGAAGGCGGCCGAAGCGAAGATCGAGGTGAAAAAGGCGCTCGCTGGCTCCAACGCGATCTTCCAGCCGAAGTTCAACTTCGATCCAGTCGAAACCGGAGTCGGTAGGGATATTTTGGGCACAGTGGTGCAAGGCCTCACTCGCTTGCCCAGCCACATCAAGCCGAACCGCAAGATCAAGCGCTTCCTCGACACACGGAAAACCGCCTTCGAGAACAACGAGCCCATCGATTGGGCCTTCGGCGAAGCTCTCGCCTTCGGCACCCTGCTCAACCAAGGCACTCCCGTCCGCCTATCCGGACAAGACTCCGAGCGCGGAACCTTCAGCCATCGCCACGCCGTTATCCACGACGTCAAGAGCGACGAGCGCTACATCCCCTTGCTCAATATCGACAAGGATCAAGCCCGCTTCTGCGTCTACAATTCCCTGCTCTCCGAGGCTGCGGTTCTAGGCTTCGACTTCGGCTACTCGCTCGACTACCCACGTATGCTCTGCATTTGGGAAGCTCAATTCGGAGACTTCGCCAACGGTGCCCAAGTCATCATCGACCAGTTCATAACCTCGTCCGAGTCTAAATGGGGTCGCGTATCAGGCCTCGTTATGCTCCTCCCGCACGGCTACGAAGGACAAGGCCCCGAACACTCTTCCGCCCGCCTCGAACGCTTCCTGCAATCCTGCGCCGAAGAGAATATTCAGGTCTGCAACATGACCAATTCCGCCCAGTACTTCCACGTGCTTCGTCGCCAGATGATGCGGGAGTTCCGCAAGCCGCTCGTCATCATGTCCCCGAAATCGATGCTCCGCCTGAAGGACGCGGCATCCCCTTGGGAAGATATCGAGTCTGGTTCGTTCCAAGAGATTCTCGACGACGACAAAGCCACCGCATCAAAGACCAAGCGACTCATCCTCTGCTCCGGAAAAGTCTACTACGACATCCGCAAGAAACAGGAAGAGCTAAAGGATAAGACCACCGCGGTGATACGTATCGAGCAGCTTTATCCACTACACACTGCCAAGCTCGAGGAAATCGCAAAGAAATACAGCAAGGCGACGAACTTGGTCTGGTGCCAAGAGGAATCCCAAAACATGGGAGCCTACACCTTCATCGCGCCCAAACTGGAAGAAATCTTCAAGAAGAAGCCTGCCTACGCTGGACGCGGGGAATCCGCCAGTCCTGCTGTTGGAGTCATGGCCCTTCACAAGAAAGAGCTCGCTCAACTTCTTGAGGACGCCTTCACCCTCTAG
- the odhB gene encoding 2-oxoglutarate dehydrogenase complex dihydrolipoyllysine-residue succinyltransferase: MATEVKVPALGESITSGIIAAWNVKDGDYVEKDQVLYELETDKITSEGLAEVAGVISLSAAEGDEVEIGAVIASIDESADAPQKSENSDTKEDAKAEPSEEKTESASEKKSDAVSPAVRRIAEEEKIDPAKVEGTGKDGRVTKGDMLKAGSSRMPAEEEKKPAASAPAPAKPASSGERTTRKRMTPLRAKIAERLVAAQQEAAMLTTFNEVDMSAVMGLRKKYQDAFVKKNGVKLGFMSLFVKAVVNALKEVPGLNAQIDGNEIVQNHFYDIGIAVSTPKGLMVPVVRDCDQLGLAGIEKSIIEYANKAREGKIGIDDLSGGVFTITNGGIFGSMLSTPILNAPQSGILGMHTIQERPVAIDGKVEIRPMMYLAVSYDHRIVDGKEAVTFLVKVKQALEDPARLLLEV, translated from the coding sequence ATGGCCACAGAAGTAAAAGTACCCGCCCTCGGCGAATCAATCACGTCCGGCATCATCGCCGCGTGGAACGTAAAAGACGGTGACTACGTCGAAAAGGACCAAGTCCTTTACGAACTGGAAACCGACAAGATCACCTCCGAGGGTCTCGCTGAAGTCGCTGGAGTCATTAGCCTCTCCGCAGCCGAAGGCGACGAAGTGGAAATCGGAGCAGTCATAGCTTCCATCGACGAATCCGCCGATGCTCCGCAAAAGTCAGAAAATTCCGATACGAAAGAAGACGCCAAGGCAGAACCTAGCGAAGAAAAAACGGAGTCCGCCTCAGAGAAGAAGTCCGACGCCGTTTCTCCCGCCGTTCGTCGCATCGCCGAAGAGGAAAAGATCGATCCCGCAAAAGTCGAAGGCACCGGCAAAGATGGCCGCGTGACCAAGGGCGACATGTTAAAGGCAGGCTCTTCTCGCATGCCAGCCGAGGAGGAAAAGAAGCCAGCCGCTTCCGCACCAGCCCCAGCAAAGCCAGCCTCCTCTGGAGAACGGACCACTCGCAAGCGCATGACTCCCCTGCGCGCCAAGATTGCCGAACGCCTCGTTGCCGCTCAGCAAGAAGCCGCCATGCTCACCACCTTCAACGAAGTGGACATGAGCGCCGTCATGGGACTTCGAAAGAAATATCAGGACGCCTTCGTGAAGAAAAACGGAGTCAAGCTGGGCTTCATGTCCCTCTTCGTTAAGGCCGTTGTCAACGCCCTCAAAGAAGTTCCGGGCCTCAATGCCCAAATCGACGGCAACGAAATCGTTCAAAACCACTTCTACGATATCGGCATCGCGGTATCCACTCCGAAGGGCTTGATGGTGCCTGTCGTCCGTGATTGCGATCAGCTCGGTCTCGCCGGAATCGAAAAGTCCATCATCGAATACGCCAACAAAGCTCGCGAGGGAAAGATCGGCATCGACGACCTGTCGGGTGGCGTATTCACCATTACAAACGGTGGAATCTTTGGGTCAATGCTATCGACCCCAATCCTCAACGCGCCGCAAAGCGGTATTCTTGGAATGCATACGATCCAAGAGCGTCCGGTCGCCATCGACGGCAAGGTCGAGATTCGCCCAATGATGTACCTAGCGGTCTCCTACGACCACCGTATCGTCGACGGCAAGGAGGCCGTAACCTTCCTCGTCAAGGTCAAGCAAGCCCTCGAAGATCCAGCGCGTCTCCTGCTCGAAGTATAA
- the lpdA gene encoding dihydrolipoyl dehydrogenase, producing the protein MSDSPSFDVAVIGGGPGGYVAAIRCAQLGLKTALVEKRKALGGTCLNVGCIPSKALLHTSEQFEFAAHNAKASGIEIDGKVSLNLKTVMEKKDKVVKQLTGGVDMLVKKRGIERFEGHGKLLGDGKIAVDDKEALSAKHIILATGSTVVDLPFLKQDGETVVSSDQAIAFDSVPENLVVIGAGAIGLELGSVWARYGSKVTVLEFLPNVAAGYDPDVSKLLERSFKKQGLTIHTDTKVTGTTDIDGKLNVVAEKKGKEIAVPADKVLVAVGRKPFTEGLGLDTVGIDPDKRGFIEIDDHFKTKAEGIYAIGDIVRGPMLAHKAEEEGVAIAELIAGKSGHVNYDVIPNVIYTEPEVAGVGITETQAKEKGIEVKVGKFPLQANGRAIASDATDGMVKIIACAKTDKILGGQIVAKGASEMISEIVTHMEYGGSAEDLGRTVHAHPTISEAIKEAGLAVDGAAIHSL; encoded by the coding sequence ATGTCAGATTCCCCTTCATTCGATGTAGCTGTAATCGGCGGTGGCCCTGGAGGTTACGTTGCCGCTATCCGTTGCGCACAGCTCGGACTCAAAACAGCCCTAGTAGAAAAGCGCAAAGCGCTCGGCGGCACCTGCCTGAACGTCGGCTGCATTCCCTCCAAAGCCCTGCTCCACACGAGCGAGCAATTCGAGTTCGCCGCCCACAACGCCAAAGCATCCGGCATCGAAATCGACGGCAAGGTCTCCTTGAACCTGAAAACCGTCATGGAGAAAAAGGATAAAGTCGTGAAGCAACTCACTGGCGGCGTCGACATGCTCGTCAAGAAGCGCGGCATCGAGCGATTCGAGGGACACGGCAAACTGCTCGGCGACGGAAAGATCGCCGTCGACGACAAGGAAGCCCTATCCGCTAAGCACATCATCCTCGCGACAGGCTCCACCGTCGTGGACCTGCCCTTCCTCAAGCAAGACGGAGAAACCGTCGTATCCAGCGACCAAGCAATCGCCTTCGACTCCGTTCCAGAAAACCTAGTGGTCATCGGAGCTGGAGCCATCGGACTCGAGCTCGGCTCCGTCTGGGCTCGCTACGGCAGCAAGGTCACCGTGTTGGAATTTCTGCCAAACGTAGCCGCAGGCTACGATCCCGACGTATCCAAACTTCTAGAACGCAGCTTCAAGAAACAGGGACTCACCATTCACACCGACACAAAGGTAACCGGCACCACGGATATCGATGGAAAGCTCAACGTCGTTGCCGAAAAGAAGGGCAAGGAAATCGCCGTTCCCGCCGACAAGGTGCTCGTGGCAGTGGGACGCAAGCCATTCACCGAGGGACTCGGCCTCGACACTGTTGGCATCGATCCCGACAAACGCGGATTCATCGAGATCGACGACCATTTCAAAACCAAGGCAGAGGGAATCTACGCCATCGGCGACATCGTTCGCGGCCCGATGCTCGCCCACAAGGCCGAGGAGGAAGGCGTAGCCATCGCTGAGCTCATAGCTGGAAAGTCAGGACACGTTAACTACGATGTCATTCCAAACGTGATCTACACCGAGCCTGAAGTAGCCGGCGTAGGAATCACCGAGACACAGGCCAAGGAAAAGGGCATCGAAGTAAAAGTAGGGAAATTCCCACTACAGGCCAACGGTCGCGCCATTGCTTCCGATGCCACAGACGGCATGGTTAAGATTATCGCTTGCGCGAAAACCGACAAGATCCTAGGAGGTCAAATCGTCGCCAAGGGAGCCAGCGAAATGATCTCCGAAATCGTCACGCACATGGAATACGGCGGCAGCGCCGAGGATCTCGGCCGCACCGTACACGCCCACCCGACCATCTCTGAGGCGATTAAGGAAGCCGGGCTCGCCGTAGACGGGGCCGCTATCCACAGCCTCTAA